The Musa acuminata AAA Group cultivar baxijiao chromosome BXJ2-2, Cavendish_Baxijiao_AAA, whole genome shotgun sequence genome contains the following window.
CTTGATGGCACAATAGTACAAAACTCTTTGGAACACAGAGCATCGTCCATGGGGATGGGGGAATAACAGAGAGTGACTTGCTATAGGATAAGAGTCTTGATGTTGATAGGCCATGGATGAGAGGCAGAACAGCTCCATGGCTTCTGTCTCAGCCTGTGGTTCCCATTTTCTTCTGCAACACCATGTAGCATTGTTACGGAGGACCGAACTCCACATTCTCCTCCTGATGCAAAAGCATTGTTGCACGAAGGTCTTTACATATGATTGGACCACTCCCCACCAGTCTCCCTCAAGATTCCAATTTTTTTGTGCTCATAAACCccactgcctctctctctctctctctctctctctctctctctctcacttttgTCTTCTTCCACCAGGACACCCAAAAAGAGGTGCAAATCTGTAGTTACTGTTCTGTATTTCTCAAGAGGCTGATGAGAGCCAACAGTCCGCTGTTCTCCCGCACCAATCCTCAGGAACCCAAAGGAAGCGTTTTTGTTCCTTCTCTTCAGCTTTCTTTAGCAGTGAGAGATCAAAAGgtgttctttctttcctttcgGCTCTCTGGCTTCTTTGGCTGGTGTGGAGATGAAGCAGCTGGATAACGGGAAAGGGCGCAGGGTCCACCCAACCCCACTAACGGGGGCAGCGGCGACGCGGGACCTCCTGGCTGCGCTCCCCGCGACGGTGCTGGCCCTGGCAGCGACGCTGACTGCGGCGGAGCAGGAGGTCCTGGCGTACTTGCTCTCCGGAGGAGGCGGCGGGGGAACGTGGagggagcggcggcggcggcgggctcACCCGCCGGAGCTGGGTTGCGGGTGCTTCGGTTGCTACAAGAGCTTCTGGGCGCGGTGGGACGCGTCGCCAAATCGACACGTCATACACAGGATCATCGACATCGTGGAGGAGAGCTCGGAGGCCAGAGAGCTTGACCGCGGGAGTGGCAGCAGAAGGAGAAGGCGGAGCGGCCGCGGCGGGAGGAAGGACGCTGGCTTGGCGGCGGAGGTCGCGGCAGCTGGGGTGGAGGAGAGCTTGGGGGTGGTGGGGATGGGATTCTCCCGGTTGGATGGAGGACGCTTGGCGGACGATGATGGCGAGGACGGTGATGATGATGGAGAGGAGGTAAATGTTggcagcaacagcaacaacaacgcTAATGGAGGTTGCAACTCTGTGAGGAGATTCATGAGCTTCATTGGGGAAAGAGTTTGGGGAGCTTGGAATTGAATGAATGGAGACAGAGAGATGGAAAAGGAGGGAGTTTTGGATGCTGGAAAGGTCAGTTTTGATGCCATCTCCTGCCTTTTTCCTTGAATGGTTTCTTCTCTTTGATAGGGAGAAGTACTTGTACATTTTCCTCTTGTTCTTTTGAGAATTTACTCTCTCAGCATCAAAAGACATGCTTCATTTGAAAAGAGGTAAGATCTTTAAGCATTTCAAGTTTATTACAAGTTCTTCTTGCTCTCATATGATTCGTACTCTTCAATTCTATCTTGTAGGACTTCTATCTCCTTCCAAATTTTGCTTGTTTTGACATAATATCATTCATCATTGCTGGAATTTCTATTCAATTAGGAAATTCTATATTGCTTGAAtagaagagaaaagagaaaatttttcatgAATGTGGAGGAATTTATTCATTGACAAAAGCTTAAACTTCAATCTAAGATTCAGAGAGACACTACACAGTTTCATTGTTCACAGATTATTactatttctacaataaagcatcTAATGCTATCTATATTAATCTGTTCCTTCCTTTCCTTTTTGAAGAGTGTTCTAACTAGTATCCCTGTATATTACATGTCTCTAAAAATGGAGAAAGAGAGTTATATTTTGGTTACTAGTTTGTGAAGAGTTTGGTATATTATCACTTGATGTCACTGCTTATCTCTTGGCAATCACTATTAGTGTCTCTTTGTGCTATGTGGGATTTCTATTGGCTTTCCTCTGTTGAGTTATGTTTGTGTAAGCCAATTCTAGGTTAATTGAGCCCCCTTGTGCTACATAACTTTTTATGGATTTTGTCAAGTACTTATTGCATGATTCTAATGCCATTTTGATATCTATGATTTGGCATCATAAAGCTGAAGCAAAGCCAAGCATATAGCCAGCTCAAAAGCTAAGGAAGCAAATGGCTAGTAAAACCACAgtgtttttcttcctctttttcgcCTGCGGTGGCATCTATTCTCCTCCATTATTGCCAAACTTGAGTCCCTGGTTCTCCAACTGACTGAATCTGCAAGTTTTGCAGAATTATTTGAACAAGGAACGATTCGAATCAATTAACCAACTTGTAACAAGCAAAGTTTCCTTCAGAATCTCTAAGCCTCTTTTGCCTTTGATATAAAGAAAACACAGTAGACTAAGCACTGGGACTGAGGGCGTTTGGTGCTTCAGCATTCCCAAAAGACGGAAGGctaatcttttagcaactttttcTAGTTTCACGGCATGGGTTGGCATCTCCAAAGTGTAGCTCTTTAAATTTTAGTGTTGGTGTGGGGACAAGCCTGTTCTCTGTAAATGTAGATACACTACTTTGTGCCTATGTATCTGAATCTGCCATGCAGTATGTTTCACTTCATATGACTTGTGTTTCATCAACCAATTCATATTATACATAGACTTGGTCATGTGGCTTCTGTTTTACTTCATATGGTGAGACACAAGGACTTCAAAGGCTCATTGCATAAGCCATGGAAGTCATTGGTTTTTGTGCTTCATTATAATGGTCATGTTGACTTTAATTGATCTCACctgcagaaaaaaaaagaaaatctgaaACTGAATGTGTCTAGGAAAGTAGTGCACTTCTTTAAGCTGGTCAATTATGCAGAGCATTCACTTTGTCTATTACAAGATATTCTGAATTCTAATCATAATGTCTTAGTACTGTCAAAGttcacttttgattttttttcttaattatc
Protein-coding sequences here:
- the LOC135604808 gene encoding uncharacterized protein LOC135604808; translated protein: MKQLDNGKGRRVHPTPLTGAAATRDLLAALPATVLALAATLTAAEQEVLAYLLSGGGGGGTWRERRRRRAHPPELGCGCFGCYKSFWARWDASPNRHVIHRIIDIVEESSEARELDRGSGSRRRRRSGRGGRKDAGLAAEVAAAGVEESLGVVGMGFSRLDGGRLADDDGEDGDDDGEEVNVGSNSNNNANGGCNSVRRFMSFIGERVWGAWN